The following are encoded together in the bacterium genome:
- a CDS encoding cytochrome P450, giving the protein MTPNLTDATFYAGDPYPTYAWLRANAPVYRDAASDLWVLSRWEDVVSTSKNAEVFSAAQGVLPETDTPVSIVCMDDPRHNRLRKLVNRGFTPRMVAMLEPRVRTLAAELIDAVLPQGRCDLVRDLAVPLPLYIIAEMLGIRREDFARFHDWSNRLIAVAGNYDDPVKMADSTCAYVEYGTYLKEVFENRRVCPKDDLVSILVAAQQDGMLAEDEEAMENDEIVMFMTLLLVAGNETTRNAISGGMLALMEHPAERERLRRHPELIDGAVEEILRWVSPIVCFRRTATRDTEIRGQAIRAGERVLMLYQSANRDAGVFADPDTFDIARDPNPHVAFGIGTHFCLGANLARMELRVMLPALLERLADMRVAPGSSPAREASTLVRGIASLPVEFAPA; this is encoded by the coding sequence ATGACGCCGAACCTCACCGACGCCACCTTCTACGCCGGCGATCCGTACCCCACCTACGCCTGGCTGCGCGCCAACGCCCCCGTCTACCGGGACGCGGCGAGCGACCTCTGGGTGCTCTCCAGGTGGGAGGACGTGGTCTCGACCTCGAAGAACGCCGAGGTGTTCTCCGCCGCGCAGGGCGTGCTGCCCGAGACCGACACGCCCGTGTCCATCGTCTGCATGGACGACCCGCGCCACAACCGTCTGCGCAAGCTCGTCAACCGCGGCTTCACGCCGCGCATGGTGGCGATGCTCGAGCCGCGCGTGCGCACGCTGGCCGCGGAGCTGATCGACGCCGTCCTGCCGCAGGGCCGCTGCGACCTCGTGCGCGACCTCGCCGTGCCGCTGCCGCTCTACATCATCGCCGAGATGCTCGGCATCCGCCGCGAGGACTTCGCGCGCTTCCACGACTGGTCGAACCGCCTCATCGCCGTCGCCGGCAACTACGACGACCCGGTGAAGATGGCGGACTCGACCTGCGCCTACGTGGAGTACGGCACCTACCTGAAGGAGGTCTTCGAGAACCGCCGCGTGTGCCCAAAGGACGACCTCGTCTCCATCCTCGTCGCCGCGCAGCAGGACGGCATGCTCGCCGAGGACGAGGAGGCGATGGAGAACGACGAGATCGTCATGTTCATGACCCTGCTCCTCGTCGCCGGCAACGAGACCACGCGCAACGCCATCTCCGGCGGCATGCTGGCGCTGATGGAGCACCCCGCCGAGCGCGAGCGCCTGCGCCGCCACCCCGAGCTGATCGACGGCGCGGTCGAGGAGATCCTGCGCTGGGTATCGCCCATCGTCTGCTTCCGCCGCACGGCGACGCGCGACACCGAGATCCGCGGCCAGGCGATCCGCGCGGGCGAGCGGGTGCTGATGCTCTACCAGAGCGCCAACCGCGACGCCGGCGTCTTCGCCGACCCCGACACCTTCGACATCGCCCGCGACCCGAACCCGCACGTGGCCTTCGGCATCGGTACCCACTTCTGCCTCGGCGCCAACCTGGCGCGCATGGAGCTGCGGGTGATGCTCCCGGCGCTGCTCGAGCGCCTCGCCGACATGCGTGTCGCACCCGGGTCGTCGCCCGCCCGGGAGGCGTCGACGCTGGTGCGCGGCATCGCCAGCCTGCCGGTGGAGTTCGCGCCGGCCTGA
- a CDS encoding nitronate monooxygenase: MRTPLCSKLGIEFPIFAFSHCRDVVAAVSRAGGFGVLGAVGFTPEQLEVECKWIDEHVGDKPYGVDVVIPGKYEGMGEVDPAKLEAMLVAMIPEEHRKFADRVLEEHGVPKLPPDEKPIGELLGWTAATANPQLEVALRHPKVRLIANALGTPPADVIERVHESGRLVAALCGAAKQARSHRDAGVDIVIAQGTEGGGHTGEIGSMVLWPEVIEAVAPTPVLAAGGVGTGKQIAAALAMGAQGVWTGSIWLTVAEAEAPPAQRDAYLAATSRDTVRSRSFTGKPCRMLKNDWTEAWEAPDNPKPLGMPLQFMVTADAVARTHRYADKAKAVMFNPVGQIVGTMNTVRPVKDVVYGLVQEYLECVERLQQLSDAGA, translated from the coding sequence GTGCGTACCCCGCTCTGCTCGAAGCTCGGCATCGAGTTCCCCATCTTCGCCTTCAGCCATTGCCGCGACGTGGTCGCGGCGGTGAGCCGCGCCGGCGGCTTCGGCGTGCTCGGCGCGGTCGGCTTCACGCCGGAGCAGCTCGAGGTCGAGTGCAAGTGGATCGACGAGCACGTCGGCGACAAGCCGTACGGCGTCGACGTCGTCATCCCCGGCAAGTACGAGGGCATGGGCGAGGTCGATCCGGCCAAGCTCGAGGCGATGCTGGTCGCGATGATCCCCGAGGAGCACCGCAAGTTCGCCGACCGCGTCCTCGAGGAGCACGGCGTGCCGAAGCTGCCGCCGGACGAGAAGCCGATCGGCGAGCTGCTCGGCTGGACCGCGGCCACGGCCAACCCGCAGCTCGAGGTCGCGCTGCGGCACCCGAAGGTGCGCCTCATCGCCAACGCCCTCGGCACGCCGCCCGCCGACGTCATCGAGCGCGTGCACGAGTCGGGCCGGCTCGTGGCCGCGCTGTGCGGCGCCGCCAAGCAGGCGCGCTCGCATCGCGACGCGGGCGTCGACATCGTCATCGCGCAGGGCACCGAGGGCGGCGGCCACACGGGCGAGATCGGCAGCATGGTGCTGTGGCCCGAGGTGATCGAGGCGGTCGCGCCGACGCCCGTGCTGGCAGCGGGCGGCGTCGGCACCGGCAAGCAGATCGCGGCGGCGCTGGCGATGGGCGCGCAGGGCGTGTGGACCGGCTCGATCTGGCTCACCGTCGCCGAGGCCGAGGCGCCGCCGGCGCAGCGCGACGCCTACCTCGCCGCGACCAGCCGGGACACGGTCCGCTCGCGCTCCTTCACCGGCAAGCCCTGCCGCATGCTGAAGAACGACTGGACCGAGGCCTGGGAGGCGCCGGACAACCCGAAGCCGCTCGGCATGCCGCTCCAGTTCATGGTGACGGCCGACGCCGTCGCCCGCACGCACCGCTACGCCGACAAGGCCAAGGCCGTGATGTTCAACCCGGTGGGCCAGATCGTCGGCACCATGAACACGGTGCGGCCGGTGAAGGACGTCGTCTACGGCCTCGTGCAGGAGTACCTCGAGTGCGTCGAGCGGCTCCAGCAGCTCTCCGACGCCGGCGCCTGA
- a CDS encoding TetR/AcrR family transcriptional regulator — protein MRSPGPARRGKLALRGRAVRPDATPRRLRLAAGERRQALLDAAARLLSAQGVDAVQFAEVAAAAGVTRQLVYRFFPNRQALVMAVLEDFAAELTRRFGEGATRIIPGSLGDAARIFVEAVCDTIDTKGIGAWQLLDAKGPDPEIARLGQAIQDRLVEPWYARIAATTGASEREVAALARMIVAAGRAVLDLWYAGGLTRDEAVRDATRGVTGMLGAFTGPRPGRTPRR, from the coding sequence GTGCGCTCCCCCGGCCCGGCCCGACGCGGCAAGCTCGCCCTGCGCGGCCGCGCCGTGCGCCCGGACGCGACGCCGCGCCGCCTGCGTCTCGCCGCCGGCGAGCGCCGCCAGGCGCTCCTCGACGCGGCCGCACGCCTCCTCTCGGCGCAGGGCGTCGACGCCGTGCAGTTCGCCGAGGTCGCGGCGGCGGCGGGCGTCACCCGGCAGCTCGTCTACCGCTTCTTCCCGAACCGCCAGGCGCTGGTCATGGCCGTGCTCGAGGACTTCGCGGCCGAGCTGACGCGCCGCTTCGGCGAAGGCGCGACGCGCATCATCCCCGGCAGCCTCGGCGACGCCGCCCGTATCTTCGTCGAGGCCGTCTGCGACACCATCGATACCAAGGGCATCGGCGCGTGGCAGCTCCTCGACGCGAAAGGCCCCGACCCGGAGATCGCGCGCCTCGGCCAGGCCATCCAGGACCGGCTCGTCGAGCCGTGGTACGCGCGGATCGCGGCCACCACGGGCGCCAGCGAGCGTGAGGTCGCGGCGCTGGCGCGCATGATCGTCGCCGCCGGCCGGGCGGTGCTCGACCTCTGGTACGCGGGCGGCCTGACGCGCGACGAGGCCGTCCGCGACGCGACGCGCGGCGTAACCGGCATGCTCGGCGCGTTCACCGGGCCGCGGCCGGGCCGCACGCCCCGGCGCTAG